ACGTACGACAGCCCGCCGCGGCCGACCAGGTCGCCGGTGCCGCAGTCGTACGCGATCCACTTCTGCACGCCGTCGCGCGCCCACTCGCGACCGAAGGTCGCCGCCCGCTCCTCGGCCTCCGCGGCCGTCCACGGGTGCCCGTACCACTCGGCGACCTCAGGGTGCTCGTGCAGGCGGTAAAGGTCGCCGGCGTGCTCCGGCCCGATCGGGTCCAGCCGCAGCCGGTCGGTGAGCCGCAGCCGTACGGCCTTCGCGACGATGTCGCGCAGCCGGCGGTCGCCGTCGGTCCTGCCGACCATCAGCAGCTCGAGGTCGTCGGCACCCACCCACGCGCTCGCGTCGTGCTTGCCCTGTTCCAACCGCGGTGCGGCCAGGTCACCGGTCACCTCGACCAGGTAGTCGACCTCACGCCTGCTGACGTCGCCGTCGAGCTGCCACTCCCAGTCGGCGACCACCGCCTCGACCCGCCGCAGCCGCCAGCCGGTCTCCTCCTCCACCTCCCTGGCCAGCGCCTCCCGCGGCGACTCGCCAGCCTCGACGTGCCCGCCGACGATGTCCCAGGTGTCCGGCAACAGCCGTCGCGTCGCTGTTCGGTGGTGGACGAACACCTGGTTGCGCGCGTTGCGGATGAGGGCACCAACACACCGGACGTCGGCCATGCAGGCACGGTAGCGGACCTAGCGCACGGTCATGGTGAGGAACCGGTCGACGTCGATCAACCGGAGCAGCTGACGCTCGACCGGCCGGACGCCGCGGCGTTCCTCGTCCCGGTAGAGCCGCGGCTCGGCGAGCCGGACGGTACGACCACGCTCCTGCAGCTTGCACTGCCCTGCGGCCAGCACGTTCTTCACCCAGTCGGTGTCCTGGCCGTAGACGAGGGCGAACAGGTAGCCGTCCGCGGTCCGGAACACCCACACCGGGGTACGGAAGGTGCGGCCGCTCCTCCTGCCCCGGTGCACGATCACGCCGAACCCCGGTACCCACAGCAGGACGTGCCGGTTGAGCCGGTTGAACGCGACCCGGTTCAGCTGCGCGACCACCTTCGGGATCGGCATGCTCGCCACTGTACGCCGCCTGCATGGCGAAGGCCCCTCACCGGCTGGTGCCTGGTGAAGGGCCTTCGTAAGCAGTGATCTGCCGTGCACCAGGTCTGATGCCGACGCCCGCCGGTTGGTTCCACAGCGACCGTGGAACGTCTGCCGGCGGACACGCGTCAAGTCCGCGGAGGTGCAACGACGTTGCCGATTCATCAGCCAGTCGCCAGGGAGACCCTCGTACGCCGCGTGCAGCTCGCCGCCGCCGGCACCCCGCACCGGATCAACCCGACCGCCTCGGGGTTCGACCTCACCGTCTACGCGCCGGACGGCGCATCAGCGGCCGCGCCCGGCACCGGCCGGGCCAAGGTCGTCCACCACGTGCACGTCGACGAGCTGGCCGGCACTGTCTCGGTCACCGACGAGGTCGGCCGAGCAGGCCGTCGGGAACCGCTCGGGTTCGGGGTTTCATGGAGCGCCAAGCGGGGACGCAGGAAATCGCTGCGGCTCACCCTCGGACCGTCCGGCGCGCGGGCGCGGTCGTTCGACCGGCAGGCCGGTCGCCGCATCGTCCTCGAAACGGCCACCGCACTCGGCTGGCACACCAGCTACTGACCCGAGGTCGGTGTCGGAACGCCGGGCTGCCAGGGTGCCGGCACGGCGGGCTGCTGCCACGGGACCATCGCCTGGGCCTGCGGCATCGGCTGCGCGGGCGGGTCGGGCCGTGGGATGCGGTCGAGCTTGTCGACTTCCGCGGTGCGGGCGTCCAGGACGGATCGGAGCTGGACCTGGGCGACCCGGGCGTACGTCCTGACGTACTCGACCTCGGGGGTCGGCTCGGTGTAGCCGCCGGGTTCGGCGTGCGGGAGGTCGCGCGTGGACTGGACGGCCGTCTCGTGGGCCCGGTGCAGGATCTCCCTGTACTGCTCCCGCGCGGTGGTCACCAGGTCGCGCGCGTACGCCTCCGCTTCTGCGACGGCGTTGTCGGCGGACTGCTGCGCCCGGCTGAGTAGCGCGACCGCGCGGAGGCTGACCTGCATGCGGATGTCGTCGTCCGTGGTGTCGCTGCTCTGGTAGAGGCGCTCGTTGTCCGCCCTGAGCCGAGCGACCGTGTCGCGCAGCGAGTCGCATTCGGCTTGGGTCGCAGCGAGCCCGTGGACCCGCACACCAGCACGGTGCGCTCCGGCGAGGCCGCGCGGGTGGCGGCAACCGAACCCACCAGACCGCGGCTGCCCGGATACGACGCATCGTCGGAGACGACCGGGGTGTAGTCGAACCAGGGCCGGGCCGCCAGCTGGCTCAACAGCCGGTGCTCGTACAGGTTCCACGGCAGCCTGGCACCGTGGAACAGCTGCACGCGCGGCAGGGCTCCGGTGGCCGCCCAGCTCTGGTCCAGTTGCTCGACCACTGCGCGCAGGGGTGCCAGTCCGGTGCCGCCGGCCACCATCAGCACCTCAGAACCGGCGTCCAGGTCGGCAGGGGTGAGCCGGGCACCGATCGGCGCCCCCATCCGCACCTGGTCGCCGGGGTTGAGCCACCGGGCGATCGACGTGCTGACCTGGCCACCAGGGATCAGCTGGACGTGCAGCTCGACCGTGCCGTCGTCGCGCGGGGCGTTGGCCGGGCTGTAGTAGCGCCACAACCTGTTGGGGATCTCCATCGCGAACGACTGGCCGGGCTGGTAGTCGAACCGCTGCTCGGGGCGCAGCTGCAGCACGCTGACGTCCAGGGTCCGGCGCTCCACCGAGACCACCTCGGCCCGCCACCACGGCGGCTCGCTCTCCTCCGCGCGCTCGGCGGCCGTCGGCATGACCTTGGCGATCAGGCCGTACGCCTCCGCCCACTCGGTGGCCAGCTCCTCCGTCCACGCCGGCCGAGGAAGTGCTCCAGCGTGGCCAGCAGCGACGCACCGACCGCGGGATAGTGCTCGGCGACGACGTCGAACCGCCGGTGGTCGCGGCCGAGCTGCTCGATCAGCGGAGACACCTCGCCGAGCCGGTCGACGTTGCTGACGACCTGCCCGAGCGCACGCACGAGCTTGTCTCGCGTCGCCGGATTTCGCCACCAACGCCCAGCTGTCCTGCAGGGCACGGGCGCCATGCCGCCAGCCCTCGGCGACGGTCACGATGTCCTGTTCGGTGCCCGCCAGCGCCTGGATCACGCGGTCCACGACATCCGGCGGCACGTCCGCCTCGCGTAACACCGCGACCAGGTGGTCCACGACGGCGGCGAAGTCGCTCGGCCTGATCGACAGGCCGGCATGCGCATCACGACGCCGCCCATGTCGACGCCGGTGAACACGCCCGCCAGCCGCTCGTCGGTCCGCTGTGATCCCCCGGACGCGATCCCTCAGTGCCAGTTCGCCCCGAACGCCCGCAATGAGATCAGCGCACCGTCACGGACCGCTACCCCCTGGCCGGCGGCCGGATGAAGAACGCCGCGCCGATGGCGAGCAGCGAGAGCACTGCGGCGACCAGGAAGGCCGCGTGCACACCACCCGCGGTCTGCGCCACCTTGGACACGCCGTCGGCGCCGAGGCTGGCCGCCCGCACGCTCATCACCGTCACGAGCAACGCGACACCCGCCGCACCCGCGAGCTGCTGGGTGGTGGCGAAGATGGCGCTGCCGTACGAGTAGAACCGCGGCTCGACCGCGCCGAGGCCGGCCGTGAACAGCGGCGTGAACAGCAGGGCGAGCCCGGCACAGAGCAGCAGGTAGAACAGCAGCACGAACCAGAACGAGCTGTCCGCGGAGAGCAGCGTCGCCGACCAGAGGGCCGCACTGGTAGCGGTCGCGCCGGGGACGAGCAGCGGCCGTGCACCGAACCGGTCGTACAACCGCCCCACCACCGGGCCGAGCAACCCCATCAGCAGCCCGCCCGGCAGCAGCACCAGGCCGGTGACCAACGGCTCCAGCGACAGCACGTCCTGCATGTAGATCGGCAGCAGGACGATGACGCCGAGCAGGGTCATCATCATCAGGCACATCAACCCGGACGCCGTGGTGAACGTGCGCGAGCGGAAGGTACGCAGGTCGAGCAGTGCCCGGTCGTGGCGCTGCAGCGCGAGCTGGCGCGCGACGAACGCGACCAGCCCGAGCCCGCCGACCACGAACGGCACCCACAGCGGGATGCTCGACTTCGCGTC
This genomic window from Streptosporangiales bacterium contains:
- a CDS encoding GNAT family N-acetyltransferase; protein product: MADVRCVGALIRNARNQVFVHHRTATRRLLPDTWDIVGGHVEAGESPREALAREVEEETGWRLRRVEAVVADWEWQLDGDVSRREVDYLVEVTGDLAAPRLEQGKHDASAWVGADDLELLMVGRTDGDRRLRDIVAKAVRLRLTDRLRLDPIGPEHAGDLYRLHEHPEVAEWYGHPWTAAEAEERAATFGREWARDGVQKWIAYDCGTGDLVGRGGLSYVELDGRRQLEVGWVVQPRLWGQGYAQEIGRAGLRFAFDDLRADEVIAFTERHNHRSQAVMDRLGMRYAGELRRRGLVEGREGEHDDAPFVRYVIDRATWAAAADLSG
- a CDS encoding nitroreductase family deazaflavin-dependent oxidoreductase, translated to MPIPKVVAQLNRVAFNRLNRHVLLWVPGFGVIVHRGRRSGRTFRTPVWVFRTADGYLFALVYGQDTDWVKNVLAAGQCKLQERGRTVRLAEPRLYRDEERRGVRPVERQLLRLIDVDRFLTMTVR
- a CDS encoding DHA2 family efflux MFS transporter permease subunit; this translates as MRVPEPAPSEGAQSTKLSARDRTVIGVLLVSTFVVVLNETIMSVALPVIMKDLNVTASVGQWLTAGFLLTMAVIIPITGFLIRKVPTRTLYLAAMTLFSIGTLVAAISPSFAVLLGGRILQASGTAVMMPLLMTTVITLVPPARRGALMGNISIVIAVAPAIGPTISGIVLAALSWRWVFWLVLPIALLTTVLGVSRMVDVGERTREPIDVLSVILSVFGFGGLVYGLSSIGHAADAKSSIPLWVPFVVGGLGLVAFVARQLALQRHDRALLDLRTFRSRTFTTASGLMCLMMMTLLGVIVLLPIYMQDVLSLEPLVTGLVLLPGGLLMGLLGPVVGRLYDRFGARPLLVPGATATSAALWSATLLSADSSFWFVLLFYLLLCAGLALLFTPLFTAGLGAVEPRFYSYGSAIFATTQQLAGAAGVALLVTVMSVRAASLGADGVSKVAQTAGGVHAAFLVAAVLSLLAIGAAFFIRPPARG